CAATGTCCTGGGCGGCGAAAGCTGCCACGAGATCGGCCGCTGTCTGGCGGCAGCGCTCGGTCAGGTCGTGAGCTGTGGGCTTGATGGGGGATGGGGTGGCGAAGGTCATCTTGTCGTTTCCTCATGATGTGTTTAATAAACCGACTGTAGGTCTGTAATTACAGACTGAGAGTCGGTATGTCAAGGGTAGGTCCGTGGCCACTCAGGAAGAAAGACGCGCTGCGACGCGCTCAGCTGTTATCGAGGCGGCAACGGCGCTGTTCGGGACCAACGGGTTCGACGACACGAAGATGGATGACATCGTCGCCAGGGCAGGCGTGGCGAAGGGCGGCATCTATCATCACTTCAAGAACAAGCATGAGATCTTCGAAGCGGTGTTCGAGGCCGTGGCGGCAGAGATCGCTGCGGAAATGCGGCAGGAGATCGCGCCCGGCCAGCCGCCGCTGGATGTTCTGAAGCAGTCGGCGACGGGGTTCTTCCGGCTGTGCGCTGAACCGCTGAGGCGGCGCATCTTCCTGCAGGACGGCCCGGCGGTCCTTGGCCACGATACTTGGCACCGGATCGATGCCCACCATTTCGGCGGGCTCGTCACCTCGGCGCTGGGGGAGGCGATGGAGGCCGGGGCGATCCGGCCGCAGCCGCTGAAATCATTGTCTCGTGTGATGCTTGGTGGTATCCAAGCCGCGGCTCTGGATTGCGCCGCACAAGATGACTTCGACGCCGCAGCAAAAGACTATCTATCCGTGTTCGCAGGGATTTTGGACGGTCTGAAATAACGCCGGCGCGGAGCCACCAACCCCACAGATTTAGAGTAGGAAGCACATTGGCAGCTTATCAGTACGTTTATGTGATGGATGGCCTGTCCAAGACCTATCCGGGCGGCCGGCAGGTGCTGGACAATGTGCGGCTGAGCTTTCTGCCGGGTGCCAAGATCGGCGTGGTGGGCCTTAACGGCGCGGGTAAATCCACCCTGCTGCGCATCATGGCGGGCACGGACAAGGAATATCAGGGCGACGCCTGGGCGGCCGAAGGCGCCAAGGTTGGCTATCTGCAGCAGGAGCCGGAGCTCGACGCGTCGAAGACCGCGCGGGAAAACGTGATGGAAGGGGTGGCAGAGCTCACCGCCAAGCTCGAGCGCTACAACGAGCTTGCCATGAACTATTCCGAGGAGACCGCCGACGAGATGTCGGCCCTTCAGGACGAGATCGACGCCAAGAATCTGTGGGACCTGGACAGCCAGGTGGAGATGGCGATGGACGCGCTGCGCTGCCCGGACGGGGACGCGGATGTGACCAAGTTGTCGGGCGGTGAGCGCCGCCGCGTGGCCCTGTGCCGCCTGCTGCTGGAAAAGCCGGACCTGCTGCTGCTCGACGAACCGACCAACCATCTGGACGCGGAATCCGTCGCCTGGCTCGAAAACTACCTCAAGGAATATACGGGCACCGTCGTGCTGGTGACCCATGACCGCTATTTCCTCGACAACATCACGGGCTGGATCCTGGAGATCGACCGCGGGCGGGGCATTCCCTATGAGGGGAACTATTCGTCGTGGCTCGAACAGAAGCAGAAGCGGCTTGAGCAGGAAGCGCGCGAGGATGTGGCGCGCCAGCGCACGCTGGCCCGCGAAGTGGAGTGGGTGCGCTCGAGCCCCAAGGCGCGGCAGGCCAAGTCCAAGGCGCGTATCCAGGCCTATGACGAACTGCTGAACCAGAAGGGCCCGGAAGAAGAGCGCAAGGGCCAGATCACCATTCCCGCCGGTCCGCGGCTGGGCGGCAATGTGATCGAGGCCAACCACCTGACCAAGGCGTTCGGTGACCGGCTTCTGATCGACGATTTGTCCTTCACCCTGCCGCCGGGCGGCATTGTGGGCGTCATCGGTCCCAACGGCGCGGGCAAGACCACGTTGTTCCGCATGCTGACGGGGCAGGAGACGCCGGATGACGGCGAGCTGAAGATCGGCGAGACCGTGGTGATGGGCTATGTGGACCAGAGCCGTGACGCGCTGGACCCGGAAAAGACCGTGTGGGAGGAAGTCTCCGACGGGCTGGACGTGATCCAGCTTGGCGAGCAGCAGATCAACTCACGCGCCTATGTGAGCTCGTTCAACTTCAAGGGCACCGACCAGCAGCGCAAGGTGGGGCTGCTGTCGGGCGGTGAGCGCAACCGCGTGCATCTGTCGAAGATGCTCAAGTCCGGCGCCAACCTTCTGCTGCTTGACGAACCGACCAATGACCTCGACGTGGACACGCTGCGCGCGCTTGAAGACGCGCTGGCGAATTTCGCTGGCTGCGCCATCGTTATCAGCCATGATCGCTGGTTCCTGGATCGTATTGCCACCCACATCCTGGCTTTTGAGGGCGACAGCCACGTGGAATGGTTCGAGGGCAATTACGAGGATTACGAAGAGGACCGCAAGCGCCGCCTGGGCGAAAAGGCCGCGGTACCGACACGGATCAAATACAAGCGCTTTGCGCGCGCCTAGAAAGGCAGTTCACCCCGTCCATCGATGCAGGTTTGAGTGAGGACCGAAGAGTATGAAAGTCACCCGCGCCGTCCGCAAAATTCTCGACAATTACGAGAGCGACAATCCCGGCACCAAGGCCAACCTTGCCCGCATGCTGATGCACGGCAAGCTGGGCGGCACCGGCAAGATGGTGATCCTGCCCGTGGACCAGGGGTTCGAGCACGGCCCTGCGCGGTCGTTTGCGCCCAACCCCGCAGGCTATGACCCGCACTACCATTTCCAGCTCGCGGTTGATGCGGGGCTCAACGCCTTCGCCACGCCGCTGGGCATGATGGAAGCGGGCGCTGACAGCTTTGCCGGGCAGATCCCGCTCATCCTCAAGGTCAATTCCGCCAACTCGCTGGATGCTTCGGGCTCCAACAAGGACCAGGCGATTACCGGCACCGTGCAGGATGCCCTGCGGCTGGGCGCGTCCGCCATCGGGTTCACCATCTATCCGGGCTCGGACGTGGCCTATGACATGATGGAAGAAATCCGCGAGATGGCCGAAGAGGCCAAGGCGGTGGGGCTTGCGGTTGTCATGTGGTCCTATCCGCGCGGCGGCAATCTTTCCAAGGACGGCGAGACGGCGATGGATGTGTGTGCCTATGCGGCCCACATGGCGGCGCTGCTGGGTGCGCATATCATCAAGGTGAAGCTGCCGAGCGACTATCTTGAGCAGTCCGAAGCCAAGAAGGTGTATGAGGCCGAGGGCATCGACACTTCGACCCAGGCCAAGCGGGTGGAGCATGTGATGCAGTCGAGCTTTAACGGCCGGCGCATCGTGGTGTTCTCGGGCGGGGCGAAGAAGGCCGAGAACTCGGTTTTCGATGATGCCATCGCCATCCGCGACGGCGGCGGCAACGGCTCGATCATCGGCCGCAACACCTTCCAGCGCCCGCGCGAGGAGGCGCTCGAGATGCTCGATCGCATCATCCGCATCTACAAGGGCCAGGAATAAGCCCGGGGCCGGACGGCCCGCGATATTCAGCGCATGAAAAAGGCCGGTCCAAGGGGACCGGCCTTTGTCGTTTTTGGCGGTGTCGTCTCCGGTTGCGGTGGCGGGCGGCGCCGAGCCGGCTCAGCCTGCCGCTTCAGTCGTATCCGCAGGTGCTGCTTCGCTGGCGCCGTTGGCGGCTGCCTTGGCACCGGTCTGGGTGCGGAGATGGTCGATAAGGGCGGAGAACTTGCCGCCATTGTTGCGGATGTGGGAGGTGAAGGTGCCGCGCTGCTCCTGCGCCATCCAGATACCTTCCACATTCACGTCGAACACGTTGAAGCTGCCGTCCTTATTGCGCAGCAGCCACCAGTTCACCTTCAGAGGCTCGCGGCCATCCTGGAAGACGATCTTGCTGTCGACGATGACCTCGCGGCCCTTCTTGCCCTTTTCATTGGAGCCGGTGACCACGAATTCCTCGTTGGAATAGCCGGTGAGGCGGCCGAGATAGACCTCGACGATGAAGTCGCCCAGCAGGTCGAAATAGGTGTCCCGCTCTTCCGGCGTCGGCAGGCGGGCATACTGGCCAAGCGCGAACAGGCCGACGCGGCGGATGTCCATGGCATCCAGCAGGATGGTGCGGAACTTCGCCTCGGTCTCTTCCTGGCCCAGCGTCTCGTCGCCAAGGATCATGATGGCGTCCTTGCCGAGGCTGGCGACGAAGGCTTCGGCTGCTTCGTCGTCGGCATGGGCCGGGGTGAGGGGGGCGGTAACCGTCAGCATGCTGAATGCTGCGAACCCTGCGAGGGCTGCCAGCACGGACCGCCGCTTCATCGTTGTCTTGGAAAACAGTCGGGACATAAAACCATTGATCGCCATGATGCCAC
The sequence above is drawn from the Pyruvatibacter mobilis genome and encodes:
- a CDS encoding TetR/AcrR family transcriptional regulator, which encodes MATQEERRAATRSAVIEAATALFGTNGFDDTKMDDIVARAGVAKGGIYHHFKNKHEIFEAVFEAVAAEIAAEMRQEIAPGQPPLDVLKQSATGFFRLCAEPLRRRIFLQDGPAVLGHDTWHRIDAHHFGGLVTSALGEAMEAGAIRPQPLKSLSRVMLGGIQAAALDCAAQDDFDAAAKDYLSVFAGILDGLK
- the ettA gene encoding energy-dependent translational throttle protein EttA → MAAYQYVYVMDGLSKTYPGGRQVLDNVRLSFLPGAKIGVVGLNGAGKSTLLRIMAGTDKEYQGDAWAAEGAKVGYLQQEPELDASKTARENVMEGVAELTAKLERYNELAMNYSEETADEMSALQDEIDAKNLWDLDSQVEMAMDALRCPDGDADVTKLSGGERRRVALCRLLLEKPDLLLLDEPTNHLDAESVAWLENYLKEYTGTVVLVTHDRYFLDNITGWILEIDRGRGIPYEGNYSSWLEQKQKRLEQEAREDVARQRTLAREVEWVRSSPKARQAKSKARIQAYDELLNQKGPEEERKGQITIPAGPRLGGNVIEANHLTKAFGDRLLIDDLSFTLPPGGIVGVIGPNGAGKTTLFRMLTGQETPDDGELKIGETVVMGYVDQSRDALDPEKTVWEEVSDGLDVIQLGEQQINSRAYVSSFNFKGTDQQRKVGLLSGGERNRVHLSKMLKSGANLLLLDEPTNDLDVDTLRALEDALANFAGCAIVISHDRWFLDRIATHILAFEGDSHVEWFEGNYEDYEEDRKRRLGEKAAVPTRIKYKRFARA
- a CDS encoding class I fructose-bisphosphate aldolase, giving the protein MKVTRAVRKILDNYESDNPGTKANLARMLMHGKLGGTGKMVILPVDQGFEHGPARSFAPNPAGYDPHYHFQLAVDAGLNAFATPLGMMEAGADSFAGQIPLILKVNSANSLDASGSNKDQAITGTVQDALRLGASAIGFTIYPGSDVAYDMMEEIREMAEEAKAVGLAVVMWSYPRGGNLSKDGETAMDVCAYAAHMAALLGAHIIKVKLPSDYLEQSEAKKVYEAEGIDTSTQAKRVEHVMQSSFNGRRIVVFSGGAKKAENSVFDDAIAIRDGGGNGSIIGRNTFQRPREEALEMLDRIIRIYKGQE
- a CDS encoding MlaC/ttg2D family ABC transporter substrate-binding protein, which translates into the protein MAINGFMSRLFSKTTMKRRSVLAALAGFAAFSMLTVTAPLTPAHADDEAAEAFVASLGKDAIMILGDETLGQEETEAKFRTILLDAMDIRRVGLFALGQYARLPTPEERDTYFDLLGDFIVEVYLGRLTGYSNEEFVVTGSNEKGKKGREVIVDSKIVFQDGREPLKVNWWLLRNKDGSFNVFDVNVEGIWMAQEQRGTFTSHIRNNGGKFSALIDHLRTQTGAKAAANGASEAAPADTTEAAG